In the Diachasmimorpha longicaudata isolate KC_UGA_2023 chromosome 1, iyDiaLong2, whole genome shotgun sequence genome, one interval contains:
- the LOC135167632 gene encoding uncharacterized protein LOC135167632 produces MNLLQLSEVTIPRWLGLLRGSVVEVHGFSDASQVAMAAVVYLKVPHQPGGGITLVCYTTKVARLKRLTVPRLEPTAALLLAKLIRYVQDQLNLRTAPTYLSTDSSVTLTWISSHSSRWKEFVRNRVGPIQGLTQPAHWRLVPGKENRADCASRDLSAQQLTAHNLWWTGLQKDLNVHLEEKPGLLYYGAAQELALWDLIGRFSSFNRLLRITAICRRFIAWLRRMRVLRVGGRLKFAQLDPESRNQAIIPNESQVAHLLIDQAHLWTLHSGIQLTLRQLRSSCRILGGRAPVRSFILKCVRCARQRGICAQQLIGQLPPARLAPARAFFDTGVDYAGPVALRSWKGRGYKSYKGWLAIFVCMTTSAVHLEVTAHSLFSDCGTTFIGADKELRTLFSAGSFQPRQLVQLLINDGPHRSLNPPGAPHFGGKWEAAIKSVKFHLTRTFGEDLLTFKQLTTLLAQVKAVLNSRPLEPLTDDFDDYSALTPGHFLIGQDSTTLPEPSLENLNRLQAISKGHHPTRHQRRLLGLARGREVPSIKVASRPNDRSTPWQRWAYASSHAPDRSGDVNAPHREARTLASANIGDLGPCQLSGSSSRRLFTWTSSTLMDLRPGLTGEVYCGDRGNRTGRDLRPPTSWMFPGLVSKSKIGSSDRYRLIKFLDSNS; encoded by the exons ATGAACTTACTCCAGTTGTCGGAGGTCACCATACCACGGTGGCTTGGGCTGCTCAGGGGCTCCGTCGTGGAAGTCCATGGATTCTCCGACGCATCTCAAGTGGCGATGGCAGCCGTCGTTTACCTCAAGGTTCCTCATCAACCTGGAGGGGGTATCACGCTTGTCTGCTACACAACTAAGGTAGCTCGACTCAAACGGCTGACCGTCCCACGGTTGGAACCCACGGCAGCTCTGCTCCTTGCGAAACTCATCAGGTACGTGCAGGATCAGCTCAACCTCAGGACTGCTCCCACCTACCTCTCGACGGATTCTTCGGTAACGCTCACCTGGATCAGCTCCCACTCATCACGGTGGAAGGAATTTGTGAGGAATCGTGTCGGCCCCATCCAAGGGCTAACTCAGCCGGCCCATTGGAGGCTGGTGCCTGGCAAGGAGAATCGTGCGGACTGCGCCTCTCGAGATCTCTCAGCGCAGCAGTTGACAGCGCACAATCTGTGGTGGACAGGGCTGCAGAAGGACCTCAACGTGCACCTCGAAGAGAAGCCAGGACTGCTCTACTACGGCGCCGCTCAGGAACTCGCTCTTTGGGATCTCATCGGCAGATTCTCATCATTCAATCGTCTGCTCCGGATCACCGCTATCTGCCGGAGGTTTATCGCTTGGCTTAGGAGGATGC GGGTTCTGCGTGTGGGTGGGCGGCTCAAGTTCGCGCAGCTCGACCCAGAGAGCAGGAACCAGGCAATCATCCCGAATGAATCTCAAGTGGCCCACTTACTCATCGACCAAGCTCATCTATGGACACTTCACAGCGGGATACAGCTCACTCTCCGTCAGCTCAGGAGTAGCTGCCGGATTCTCGGAGGTCGAGCTCCAGTACGCTCCTTCATCCTCAAGTGCGTGAGGTGTGCTCGACAACGTGGGATATGCGCTCAACAGCTCATAGGCCAGTTGCCACCAGCCAGACTCGCCCCTGCTCGCGCCTTCTTTGACACGGGGGTGGATTACGCCGGCCCCGTCGCTCTTCGGTCATGGAAGGGGCGGGGTTACAAGTCCTACAAAGGCTGGCTGGCTATCTTCGTCTGTATGACCACCTCGGCGGTGCATCTCGAGGTC ACCGCTCACTCCTTGTTCAGCGACTGCGGTACCACCTTCATCGGCGCTGACAAGGAACTCAGGACCCTTTTCTCAGCAGGATCATTCCAGCCTCGGCAGCTCGTTCAGCTCCTCATCAACGATGGGCCCCACCGGTCTCTCAACCCTCCAGGTGCGCCGCACTTCGGAGGCAAATGGGAGGCGGCCATAAAGTCGGTGAAGTTTCATCTCACTCGGACTTTCGGCGAGGATCTGCTCACCTTCAAGCAGCTCACCACTTTACTCGCCCAAGTTAAGGCAGTTCTCAACTCACGGCCACTGGAACCGCTCACGGACGATTTTGACGACTACTCAGCCTTGACCCCCGGACACTTCCTCATCGGTCAGGATTCCACGACTCTTCCAGAACCATCACTGGAGAATCTTAAC CGTCTTCAGGCTATCTCTAAGGGGCACCATCCGACACGCCATCAACGTCGGCTCCTTGGTCTTGCTCGCGGACGAGAGGTTCCCTCCATCAAAGTGGCCTCTCGCCCGAATGACCGCTCTACACCATGGCAAAGATGGGCTTACGCGAGTAGTCACGCTCCGGACCGCTCAGGCGACGTTAACGCGCCGCATCGCGAAGCTCGTACGCTTGCCAGTGCCAACATCGGAGACCTAGGACCATGTCAGCTCTCCGGCTCGTCATCTCGTCGGCTCTTTACCTGGACTTCGTCAACCCTGATGGATTTACGACCCGGATTGACCGGCGAAGTATACTGTGGAGATAGAGGCAACCGGACCGGACGGGATTTAAGACCCCCAACGTCTTGGATGTTTCCAGGCTTGGTCAGCAAATCAAAGATCGGCTCTTCGGACCGCTACAGG CTCATCAAGTTTCTCGACAGCAACTCCTGA